In Candidatus Methylomirabilota bacterium, the DNA window GGACGACGACGACCTCGACGACGACGAGGATGACGAGGACGACGAGGACGAGTAGCGAACGGGCAATAGCTGCGTAATCCCCTTCAACGCGGAGGGCATCACATGGCACTCATGTCCGAAGCTGGCTGGCTCTTCCTCCTACGCTGGATCCATTTCCTCTCCGGCATCACCTGGATCGGGCTGCTCTACTACTTCAACTTCGTCCAGACGCCGTTCTTCGCGGAGACGGAGGCGCCGGTGCGGACGGGGGCGCAGCAGAAGCTCCTGCCGCGCGCGATGTGGTGGTTCCGGTGGGGCGCGATGATCACGTTCATCAGCGGCTGGCTCTACCTCCTGCACTGGTGGATCGGCAAGGTCGGCTTCGCGGCGGGCGTGGGGGCGTGGGCGATCCTCCTCGGCGGCCTCCTCGGCTCCATCATGTGGGCCAACGTGTGGTTCATCATCCACCCCAAGCAGAAGATCGTGATCCAGAACGCGCTCGACGTCGGGGCCGGGAAGCCGGCGAATCCCGCCGCGGCGCCCGCGGGGGCGCGGGCGGGGCTGGCGTCCCGTACGAACACGATGCTCTCGATCCCCATGCTGTTCTTCATGGGAGCGGCCAGCCATCTCCAGACGCTCGGCATGCCGCGCTCGGGCGTGGTGTTCTGGGTCGGCGCGGTCATCGTCATGCTGCTGGTGGAGATCAACTGCCTCAAGGGCACGCCGGGCAAGGGCGCCGCGAAGCCCCTCGCCACCGTGTCCGGCACGCTGTGGGCGGGCTTCATCCTCGCCGCGGTCTTCTACCTCTGGTTCGAGGTCATGCGCGGGTAGCCAATCCCGCCGCCTCATCGCGTCACCCGACGCCGGACGGAACAGCCTTCCGTCCGGCGTCATGGTCACTGGAGATACGCCGCGAGGTCGGCCACGTTCTGGGCGAGATCGGGCCGCGGCGGCATGACCTTGGTGGGGCGCTTCGGCGTGTAGCCGGCAGGATACTCCCCGCGCACCACGCGCGCCTCGACCAATGCGCGCGACGCGCCCTTGACCGCGGGGCCGATCGGCCCGTCCTTCGTGGGGTCGGGATTGTGGCAGGCAATGCACTGCCCCAGCCAGACCTGCTTGCCCTTGTCGGCGGAGCCGACGGTGCCGATGACCGAGCTCGCGGGCGCGGAGGAGCTCGCGGGGGCGGGGGCGCTTTCCTTCTTCTCGGGAGGCGGCGTCGGCTGATCCCCGCAGCCGGCGAGGAGCAGCGCGAGAGCGACCGCCGTGCGCGCGCCGCCGCCGCCGCTCACCCGGCGAGGTCCTGGGCGAGCGCGGCGATGACCTCGGGCTCGAGGCGGGTGCGCGCCCGCTCCGCGGGATGCTCGACGACCAGGTATACCTCGGACTTCGGGAACGCGCGGACCGCTTCCGGAGAGAAGCGGAACCGCACGAAGTGCACGGCGGCGAGCTTGCCCTTCTCCTCGTCGGAGTGGCCGGCCTCGAACTGGCCGGGCACCGCGAACTCACGGCCGATCTGCAGCCACACGCATTGGCCGCGGTCGATGCCGGCCAGGCGGTCCAGGGTCGGCTTGATCCGCGCCATGTCCTCGACCTCGATGAACATCGTGGCGGACAGCTCGCTCGGCTCGGGCAGGAGCGCGTTGTAGACGTCGATCTCCTCCTGCACCTTGTCCTCGGCGGCGATCCGCTCGGCGCGGCACATCTCCTGGATCTGGAAGAGCACGGTCTCGCGATTCTCGAAGACGAAGGAGAGGTAACGGCCGACGCCGACGCGGCGGCGGCGCTTGACCTCGATGATCCGGGCGCGGCGCGCCTCCCGGACCTTCTCGTACTCGAAGAAGTTGACGACGTCGGCGAGGCGAATCTTGTCCATGGTGTGCTCAGGCGTCACCGTCGACGGGAAGCCCATAGGCGTCGGCGAGGATGCGGATCGGGTGCTGCGCGGAGCGCCCAGTACCCTGGTTGATCTGGAGCGCGGCGAGCGGACAGTCGGTGGCGACCCGATCGGGCGCCGCCGCCT includes these proteins:
- a CDS encoding DUF3501 family protein; this encodes MDKIRLADVVNFFEYEKVREARRARIIEVKRRRRVGVGRYLSFVFENRETVLFQIQEMCRAERIAAEDKVQEEIDVYNALLPEPSELSATMFIEVEDMARIKPTLDRLAGIDRGQCVWLQIGREFAVPGQFEAGHSDEEKGKLAAVHFVRFRFSPEAVRAFPKSEVYLVVEHPAERARTRLEPEVIAALAQDLAG
- a CDS encoding cytochrome c, producing MSGGGGARTAVALALLLAGCGDQPTPPPEKKESAPAPASSSAPASSVIGTVGSADKGKQVWLGQCIACHNPDPTKDGPIGPAVKGASRALVEARVVRGEYPAGYTPKRPTKVMPPRPDLAQNVADLAAYLQ
- a CDS encoding urate hydroxylase PuuD; the protein is MALMSEAGWLFLLRWIHFLSGITWIGLLYYFNFVQTPFFAETEAPVRTGAQQKLLPRAMWWFRWGAMITFISGWLYLLHWWIGKVGFAAGVGAWAILLGGLLGSIMWANVWFIIHPKQKIVIQNALDVGAGKPANPAAAPAGARAGLASRTNTMLSIPMLFFMGAASHLQTLGMPRSGVVFWVGAVIVMLLVEINCLKGTPGKGAAKPLATVSGTLWAGFILAAVFYLWFEVMRG